In a single window of the Cupriavidus basilensis genome:
- a CDS encoding saccharopine dehydrogenase C-terminal domain-containing protein: MSSKCIEHIVIVGFGCIGQAILPLLARAHPEAAVTVVDRAMDAHRLALARQYRATPLHATVAPDNFARVLSPLLGAQTCLLNLAPAVCSRDLIALAQAHHALYLDSGIEPWDYEDGVASSHLSNYALRSEMLAFARGRERMSTALVAHGANPGLVSLLVKAALLKLARHAGVPDTPPRDQAGWARLARRLDVRVIQVAEHDSQCAPGYPAHGEFANTWSAEGFITECLQDAELGWGSHEPALPAGGRRHGYGSDAAIVLDRPGHRTRVRSWSALHGPFDAYLITHNESISIAEYFSCATPGEPQYRPTAYYAYRPTRATMASMQWLGERDASRIASHRILKDEIVDGVDELGVLLMSGRHGAVWHGSQLDIHRARALAPHNSATSLQVASSIVAAMRWAQANPVRGVTESDAMDHHMVLEHAAGWWAPLVTRFTDWTPWPGRRSLAFDEFLITASAPAPAPGTAEIALP, translated from the coding sequence ATGTCTAGCAAGTGCATCGAGCATATCGTCATTGTCGGTTTTGGCTGCATCGGCCAGGCCATCCTGCCCTTGCTGGCGCGGGCTCACCCGGAAGCGGCGGTAACGGTTGTCGACCGGGCCATGGACGCTCACCGCCTGGCGCTGGCCCGGCAATACCGCGCCACGCCGCTGCATGCCACGGTGGCGCCGGACAACTTTGCACGGGTGCTGAGTCCGCTGCTGGGGGCGCAAACCTGCCTGCTTAACCTGGCGCCCGCCGTGTGCAGCCGCGACCTGATTGCGCTTGCGCAGGCACACCACGCGCTCTACCTGGATAGCGGCATCGAGCCATGGGACTACGAGGACGGCGTAGCCTCATCCCATCTGAGCAACTACGCCCTGCGCAGCGAGATGCTGGCATTCGCCCGCGGCCGCGAGCGGATGTCCACCGCGCTGGTTGCCCACGGCGCCAATCCCGGGCTGGTCTCGCTGCTGGTCAAAGCCGCCTTGCTGAAACTCGCGCGGCACGCCGGCGTGCCGGACACCCCACCGCGGGACCAGGCTGGCTGGGCCCGGCTCGCGCGCCGGCTCGACGTGCGCGTGATCCAGGTGGCGGAGCACGACAGCCAGTGCGCCCCGGGCTATCCGGCGCACGGCGAATTCGCCAATACCTGGTCGGCCGAGGGCTTCATCACGGAATGCCTGCAGGACGCCGAACTGGGCTGGGGCAGCCACGAGCCCGCGCTGCCTGCCGGTGGCCGGCGCCATGGCTACGGCAGCGATGCGGCGATCGTGCTGGACCGGCCCGGGCACCGTACCCGTGTGCGCTCCTGGTCCGCGCTGCACGGTCCGTTCGATGCCTACCTGATCACGCACAACGAATCGATCTCGATCGCCGAGTATTTCAGCTGTGCCACGCCCGGCGAGCCGCAATACCGGCCCACGGCCTACTACGCCTACCGCCCCACCCGCGCCACGATGGCATCCATGCAGTGGCTGGGCGAGCGCGACGCCAGCCGCATTGCCAGCCACCGCATTCTCAAGGACGAGATCGTCGATGGCGTGGATGAGCTTGGCGTGCTGCTGATGAGCGGGCGCCATGGCGCGGTGTGGCACGGCTCGCAGCTCGACATCCACCGGGCACGCGCGCTGGCGCCGCACAACTCCGCCACCAGCCTGCAGGTGGCCTCCAGCATCGTCGCCGCGATGCGCTGGGCACAGGCCAATCCGGTGCGCGGCGTGACCGAGTCCGATGCCATGGATCACCACATGGTGCTGGAGCACGCAGCCGGCTGGTGGGCGCCTCTCGTCACGCGCTTCACCGACTGGACCCCCTGGCCGGGCCGTCGCTCGCTGGCCTTCGACGAATTCCTCATTACCGCATCCGCGCCGGCGCCAGCGCCGGGCACCGCGGAGATCGCCCTGCCATGA
- a CDS encoding phosphatase PAP2/dual specificity phosphatase family protein: protein MLRQQAEDRAADMAAGEPGAAQARPWGLAVVLLAGMGALFFSSYGLANWLASQRAEVPFFYFAWERHIPFVPWSIVPYWSIDLLYGLSFFLWRTRADLLVHAKRLLAAQLISVACFIAFPLRFAFDRPQADGVPGHLFTLLGGFDKPFNQAPSLHISLLVILWVAYAMHARGAWRWLLHGWFALIGVSVLTTYQHHVIDVPTGWLVGWFCVFLFPFGMGQGNAEPAARVRTRQLAGRYAVGALAVGGVALALLPASALAALLLGWLALSLACVAAIYRQGVAAMFQKRHDGTMPMATRWVLAPYLLGALANSRWWTRRQPGASQIVPGLWVGRFPGGAELRRLGADAVLDLTAELPRLADAAWYRCVPVLDLTVPAPAQLDEAVAVLEAWHRDGRKVLVCCALGYSRSALVAAAWIAGHAGARDAGQALALLRKGRPAVVLGPDSVAALSQFIRRRQAAAQSSGGAGHVRSDA, encoded by the coding sequence ATGCTGCGCCAGCAGGCCGAAGACCGGGCCGCGGACATGGCCGCAGGGGAGCCGGGCGCTGCCCAGGCTCGCCCCTGGGGCCTTGCCGTGGTCCTGCTGGCTGGCATGGGCGCCTTGTTTTTCTCGTCCTATGGGCTGGCCAACTGGCTGGCGAGCCAGCGTGCCGAGGTCCCGTTCTTCTACTTTGCATGGGAGCGGCACATTCCCTTTGTGCCCTGGAGCATCGTGCCGTACTGGTCGATCGACCTGCTCTACGGACTGTCCTTTTTCCTCTGGCGCACGCGCGCCGATCTGCTTGTCCATGCCAAGCGCTTGCTGGCGGCGCAACTGATCTCGGTGGCCTGCTTCATCGCCTTTCCGCTGCGTTTCGCCTTTGATCGCCCGCAGGCCGACGGCGTGCCCGGCCACCTCTTCACGCTGCTGGGCGGCTTCGACAAGCCGTTCAACCAGGCGCCGTCACTGCACATCAGCCTGCTGGTGATCCTGTGGGTGGCCTATGCCATGCACGCGCGCGGCGCCTGGCGCTGGCTGCTGCACGGCTGGTTCGCGCTGATCGGCGTGTCGGTGCTGACCACGTACCAGCACCATGTCATCGATGTGCCCACCGGCTGGCTGGTGGGCTGGTTCTGCGTTTTCCTGTTTCCCTTCGGGATGGGGCAGGGCAATGCAGAGCCCGCTGCCCGCGTGCGCACGCGGCAACTGGCCGGGCGCTACGCAGTGGGCGCACTGGCCGTCGGGGGGGTAGCGCTGGCGCTGTTGCCCGCCTCGGCCCTCGCCGCCTTGCTGCTGGGCTGGCTGGCCCTGTCGCTGGCTTGCGTCGCGGCGATCTACCGGCAGGGCGTTGCGGCCATGTTCCAGAAGCGCCACGACGGCACCATGCCGATGGCCACGCGCTGGGTGCTGGCGCCCTACCTGCTGGGCGCGCTGGCCAACTCGCGCTGGTGGACGCGCCGCCAGCCCGGCGCCAGCCAGATCGTGCCCGGCCTCTGGGTCGGCCGCTTCCCTGGCGGCGCCGAACTGCGCCGCCTCGGGGCCGATGCCGTGCTCGACCTGACCGCCGAGCTGCCGCGGCTGGCGGATGCCGCCTGGTACCGCTGCGTGCCGGTGCTGGACCTGACCGTGCCCGCGCCGGCGCAGCTGGACGAAGCGGTGGCCGTGCTGGAAGCCTGGCATCGCGATGGCCGCAAGGTGCTTGTATGCTGCGCGTTGGGGTATTCGCGCAGCGCGCTGGTGGCCGCCGCCTGGATCGCAGGCCACGCTGGCGCGCGCGATGCCGGGCAGGCGCTGGCCCTGCTGCGCAAGGGGCGTCCGGCGGTGGTGCTGGGCCCGGATAGCGTGGCAGCGCTGTCGCAATTCATCCGCCGCCGGCAGGCGGCTGCACAGTCTTCTGGGGGAGCAGGCCATGTCCGTTCCGATGCATGA
- a CDS encoding phosphatidate cytidylyltransferase encodes MTFPHLTMMHETWLLFGGVLGVLVLASTVTALLRWRVARGGPHAVIDNLAARVSAWWWMIGVLGVAFVMGRTAIIVLFYLLSFFALREFITITTTRRGDHRAIVAAFFVFLPLQYVLVYTGWYGLFSIFIPVYAFLILPILSALSAETTRFLERCAGVQWAVMICVFCVSHVPALLTLPIPGFEDRNLLLIAFLVIVVQGSDVLQYVWGKLLGKTKIAPLLSPSKTVEGFVGGVASATALGASLWWITPYGSPWKAGLIALVIALMGFLGGLVMSAIKRDRNIKDWGQMIQGHGGMLDRLDSVVFAAPIFFHITRYWWVP; translated from the coding sequence ATGACCTTTCCTCACCTGACCATGATGCATGAGACGTGGCTGCTGTTTGGCGGCGTGCTGGGCGTACTCGTGCTGGCTTCCACGGTGACCGCGCTGCTGCGCTGGCGCGTGGCCCGGGGCGGCCCGCACGCGGTCATCGACAACCTTGCCGCGCGCGTGTCGGCATGGTGGTGGATGATCGGCGTGCTAGGGGTAGCGTTCGTGATGGGGCGCACCGCCATCATCGTGTTGTTCTACCTGCTGTCGTTCTTCGCCTTGCGCGAGTTCATCACCATCACCACCACGCGGCGGGGGGACCATCGCGCCATCGTCGCCGCCTTCTTCGTCTTCCTGCCGTTGCAATACGTGCTGGTGTACACCGGCTGGTACGGGCTGTTTTCCATCTTCATCCCGGTCTACGCTTTCCTGATCCTGCCCATACTTTCCGCGCTGTCCGCGGAGACCACGCGCTTTCTCGAGCGTTGCGCGGGGGTGCAGTGGGCGGTGATGATCTGCGTGTTCTGCGTATCGCATGTGCCGGCGTTGCTGACCTTGCCGATTCCCGGCTTCGAGGATCGCAACCTGCTGCTGATCGCATTCCTGGTGATCGTGGTGCAGGGCAGCGACGTGCTGCAGTACGTGTGGGGCAAGCTGCTAGGCAAGACCAAGATCGCGCCGCTGCTGTCGCCGTCCAAGACCGTGGAAGGCTTTGTCGGCGGCGTGGCCAGCGCCACCGCGCTGGGCGCCTCGCTCTGGTGGATCACGCCCTACGGCTCACCCTGGAAGGCGGGGCTGATCGCGCTGGTGATCGCCTTGATGGGCTTCCTGGGCGGGCTGGTGATGTCGGCGATCAAGCGCGACCGCAACATCAAGGACTGGGGCCAGATGATCCAGGGCCACGGCGGCATGCTTGACCGGCTGGACTCGGTAGTGTTCGCCGCGCCGATCTTCTTTCACATCACGCGGTACTGGTGGGTGCCCTGA
- a CDS encoding glutathionylspermidine synthase family protein — MKRIAQTPRADWPQQLERIGFHFHSLDEQNLPRQVDRNTFFYWREDVAYEFEAQEIEALYAAALDLNQRCLEAVQHVIDHDLFAQLAIAPDFAELIRTSWDRDEPTLFGRFDMTMDALGVPKMYEFNADTPTSLIESSLAQWFWKAAVRPDADQFNSLHEALVSRWQWLRRHYRDAKVLHFACMFDSQEDVCNVEYLMDTALQAGWSVKLTDLEQVGSDGRGGFYDGDDQPMELVFKLYPWEWMATSDYRTELAGSAVRWVEPPWKAVLSNKAILPILWDLFPGHPNLLEASFREATFAGRSYARKPFLSREGESVALVTPQGRFENPGEYGEEGFIYQAYASAQRFDDRYTTLGVWLVDDVPSGLCVREELGPIAKNTSFFVPHYFQHG; from the coding sequence ATGAAACGCATTGCCCAGACCCCGCGTGCCGACTGGCCGCAGCAGCTTGAGCGCATCGGTTTTCACTTCCACTCGCTCGACGAGCAGAACCTGCCGCGCCAGGTGGATCGCAACACGTTCTTCTACTGGCGCGAAGACGTCGCCTACGAGTTCGAGGCGCAGGAGATCGAGGCGCTGTATGCCGCCGCGCTCGATCTGAACCAGCGCTGCCTGGAAGCCGTGCAGCACGTGATTGACCACGACCTGTTTGCGCAGCTCGCCATTGCCCCGGATTTTGCCGAGCTGATCCGTACCTCCTGGGACCGCGACGAGCCAACGCTGTTCGGCCGCTTCGACATGACCATGGATGCGCTTGGCGTGCCCAAGATGTACGAGTTCAACGCCGATACGCCCACCTCGCTGATCGAATCGAGCCTGGCGCAATGGTTCTGGAAGGCGGCGGTGCGCCCGGATGCCGACCAGTTCAACAGCCTGCATGAAGCGCTGGTGTCGCGCTGGCAATGGCTGCGCCGCCACTATCGCGACGCCAAGGTCCTGCATTTCGCCTGCATGTTCGACAGCCAGGAGGATGTCTGCAATGTCGAGTACCTGATGGACACGGCGCTGCAGGCAGGGTGGTCGGTCAAGCTGACCGACCTGGAGCAGGTTGGCTCCGATGGGCGCGGCGGCTTCTACGACGGCGACGACCAGCCGATGGAGCTGGTCTTCAAGCTCTACCCGTGGGAATGGATGGCCACTTCCGACTATCGCACGGAGCTGGCAGGCAGCGCGGTGCGATGGGTGGAGCCACCCTGGAAGGCAGTGCTCTCCAACAAGGCCATCCTGCCGATCCTGTGGGACCTGTTCCCAGGCCATCCGAATCTGCTCGAGGCCTCGTTTCGCGAAGCCACCTTTGCCGGGCGCTCTTATGCCAGGAAGCCGTTCCTGTCGCGCGAGGGCGAGAGCGTGGCGCTGGTGACCCCGCAGGGGCGTTTCGAGAATCCCGGCGAGTACGGCGAGGAAGGCTTTATCTACCAGGCCTACGCGAGCGCCCAGCGCTTTGACGATCGCTACACCACGCTCGGCGTGTGGCTGGTCGACGACGTGCCCAGCGGCCTGTGCGTGCGCGAGGAACTGGGACCGATCGCCAAGAACACCAGCTTCTTCGTCCCGCATTATTTTCAGCACGGCTAA
- a CDS encoding lysophospholipid acyltransferase family protein — translation MWISRLVARAIILFARLLTGMQARWNGCLPAAAQRIYFANHSSHGDFVLIWGCLPPELRSLTRPVAGADYWNKSALRRFIGKDVFNALLIDRTRSEPGSDPVALMQQAVRKGDSLILFPEGTRNTTDERLLPFKSGIYHLAKACTEIEFVPVWIDNLNRVMPKGEIVPVPLLCTVTFGKPLTLGAEEAKDDFLARCRDGLLTLAPALD, via the coding sequence ATGTGGATTTCCAGACTGGTGGCGCGCGCCATCATCCTGTTCGCGCGCTTGCTGACTGGCATGCAGGCGCGCTGGAACGGCTGCCTGCCCGCCGCGGCGCAGCGTATCTATTTTGCCAATCACAGCAGCCATGGCGACTTCGTGCTGATCTGGGGCTGCCTGCCGCCGGAGCTGCGCTCGCTTACGCGGCCCGTGGCCGGCGCGGACTACTGGAACAAGTCGGCGTTGCGCCGCTTTATCGGCAAGGATGTATTCAACGCGCTGCTGATCGATCGCACCCGCAGCGAGCCGGGCAGCGATCCCGTGGCCCTGATGCAGCAGGCGGTGCGCAAAGGCGACTCGCTGATCCTGTTTCCCGAGGGCACGCGCAATACCACCGACGAACGGCTTCTGCCCTTCAAGAGCGGCATCTACCACCTGGCGAAGGCTTGCACAGAGATCGAGTTCGTGCCCGTGTGGATCGACAACCTCAACCGCGTGATGCCCAAGGGCGAGATCGTGCCGGTGCCCCTGCTATGTACCGTGACGTTCGGCAAGCCGCTGACCCTTGGCGCGGAAGAAGCCAAGGATGACTTCCTGGCGCGCTGCCGGGACGGCCTGCTGACGTTGGCGCCCGCGCTGGACTAA